CTAGATAACGCCAGAGCTAGACGAGATCAGATAGATCCAGGAGGACTCCGCCCTGAACCATATCAGCCCCATTGATTTGTCGATCTCCGACAGGCTGGGCGATCAAGAATTTCGTCGTGAATGGTTTCGCGCCGAGCTTGAGGAGGCTGTGCCTTCGGCCTTTCTGGCGCTTAGAGAGCGTCGCCAAATGACGCAGACGGAGTTGGCCAAACTGATGGGCACCAAGCAGCCGGCTATTTCTCGGTTCGAGAAATCCACCGAGCCTGTTTGGGAGTTCGACTTCCTTCTTCGCCTAGCCGAAGCGCTAGACGCACGTCTTCGCGTAGTGGTCGAGGCATCTGAAGACATCATCGAAGAATATAAAGACCACCCCAAAGAGACTGCCGCGGCTGCTGCGGTGAGTACTGCGCATTCGAGCGCGGCCTACGCATTAGTACAGTCTCAACCCGCATTTAGCGGACCTTCGTTGAGGTATCCCAATGGAATTAATCAATATCGAGCAGGCCAAGATAACAGCGCTGGGGAACTATCGTTTTACCCACGGCAATCCGTTTTTTCTGGACCTCCTGAGCGCTTTGGCAACTCGATACCAGTTTCAATACCTACCCGATCGATCCCCTGACCCTCTTGGAGAGGCCGGGGCAGTCCATTTCCGAGTTGGTCGCTGGATGGATATCCAAGTCGATCAACTCAGCGTGTACAATGACGGGTACATTGTCTCCGCAAAGTGTAATTCTCGAATTTTGGACGCTTTAATTGATGATATTCATGATTTTATAGAGTCCGATTTTGGGATTTTGCTTGCGCAACAGCCACCGCCAGTTCGACTTTATGAAAGTCAAGTTGTCATACAGATGGATGGCGACATTGAAAAGGCGTTGAATTTGTTTAATGAACTTTTCAAGGATATGTCGGATTACTCCCGCACTTATTTGGGTGTTCCTGGAGAATATCACTTTGCCGGCTTCCACGTTTCAACCGATATAGTTGCTCATGTGGCGAAGAAGCCGCCGGTTTTTATGCTGGCGCGCCGCGACGGTGTTGATTTTTCGGCGAACTACTGGTGGGGGAATGCCGGGTTGCGGACGGACGATCACATTGCGGTCTTAGAGAGGCTTGAAAAGAGACTTTTGGCATGACCGACCCCAAGCCATCCCAGCTCGACAAGTTCAAGGAACTCGCTCGCGAGCTAGAGGCGGACGAGGACGAAACCCGCTGGGATGAGAAGCTAGGCAAGCTGGTGAAGGTCAAGCCGAAGCCGGAGAAACCGGAGTGACGGACCCCACGCCCGAAATCTGGTTTGATCGGGTCCTCTGGAGTTACATGCCCTGCCACTGGAAGGGGATCGCAGTGATCTTCGGCCTAGTTGCTACAGTCTTTGCGTCATTCGGTATCCTGACGCTGTTGGCGAGATTGCTAAACGCACCTTGGATACAAGAAGGCTCGATAGCAGCATTCTTCATCATTTGGCTTTGGGGCATGAGAATCGCACGCCGCCACAGCCGCTAAGGCGCGTGTTTGCAATCTATACAATCGCCTCTGAAGAGGAGGGGGCCTATTTCAATTCAAGCCGCCACTTTCGCCCGCGCCTCCCAGTCGGCGATCGACAGCATCGGCTGGCCCGCCAGGGTGATCCGTTCGAGATAGCGGTCCGTCTGCTGGTCGGGCACGCCGTAGTGCTGGACCAGCCGGTTGTCCCAGATCGCCAGCGCGCCGTCCTGCCATTGCCAGCGCGTCTGGTACTCGGGCTTGTGGAATTCGGCGGCGAGCTCGCGGATCAGCGCCTGGCCTTCGGCATCTTCCATCCCGACGATTTCGAGCGACCAGGTCGTGTTGACGTAGAGTGCGCGGGCGCCGGTCACCGGATGGACGATCGCGACCGGTTGATGGACGGGCGGAAAGCGGTCGCGCAGTTCGTTCCATTTGTCGGCGCTGCCGAACGAGGCATTGTTCTTCGGCATCCGCGCCGCAAGGCTCGACATGAATTTCAGTTTCTCGATCCGCCCGCGCATCTCCTCGGACAGTCCGGCATAGGCGGCCGTGGCGCTTGCAAAGCAGGTGTCGCCGCCGAAAGTGCAGGCATCGATCGCACGCAGCACCGAGACCGCCGGCGGCGCCGCGTAGTAGCAGCCGTCGCTGTGCCAGGTGGAGGCCGTCCCCTCGCGCGAACCCGCCTTGGCGCGGACCGGCGTGATCTGCGGTCGCTCGGGATCGGGCCCGTCGACGATCGGCGTGCCGAACAGCTCGGCCAGTGCGAGGTGATCGTCGAAGGTCATTGCCTGCTGGCCAGTGAAGAAGATCACGCCATGTGCGAACAGGGCGTGGCGGATCGATTCCGCCTGGACCTCGCCGATCGGCCGAGCGAGGTCGATCCCGCCGAGCACGGCGCCGCAGGCGGGCTGGGTGCGCGTGACGGTGATGCCGCCGGGCAGCTCGTATTGCCGCGCGTCCATCAGAACACCCGCTCGTAGATCGTGCGCAGCCGCGTCAGCCGCGTCGAGAGGATGCGCCAGCCGATGTCCAGCTTGACGTAGCGTTCGCGGTAGTGGCCGAAGCCGAGGATGCGCGCGGCATCCTTGTAATCGGGGTGATCCCGGTCGCGGTAGATGCGGTCCTCCATCGCCCAGATTCCGGTCGCCGTGGTGGGCGACGTGATCTCGATGATCGGCGTGTGCCCGTGATGGACCGAGACCTGCTTCATCGACCGCTCGATGACCCATTCGATCATCGCCTCGCGCGGGGCGATGTCCTGCCCCATCTCGGGCACTTCGAGCCGGCCGTCGGGCGCCCAGACCTGATCGCGCCAGAACGCCCAGTCCTTGTGGTCATAGCCGTAGAAATACCGCGCCTTGAGCTGCTTGATCGCCTCGATCGCGGTCAGATATTCGAGCGGCGACATGCCTTCGGGGGGAGCCATCAGAACACCTTCCGCATTTCGACGCGCAGCCGGGTGAGGCGGCTCGCCAGGATGCGCCAGCCGACGGGCAGCTTCACATAGGTCTCGCGATAATGGCCGAACCCGTGGAGATAGGTGCTGCCGTCGTAGAGCGGGTTTTCGGGCGTGCGGTAGAGCCGGTCCTCCATCGCCCAGATCACCTTGGCCTCGGTGTCCGAAGTGAACTCGATGATCGGCGTGTGCCCGTGGTGCACCGATGCCTGGTCCGCCGCCGCCTCGGAGGCATATTTCAGCACTTCCTCGAAGGGCGTGAACGGTTCCTCACGGAATTCGGGCACTTCGAGCCGACCTTCGGGCGCCCAGACCTCGCGCCGCCACATGTCCCAGTCCTTGTGATCGAAGGCATAGAAGTACTTCGCCTTGACCTGCTTGATCTCCTCGATCGCCAGCAGTCGTTCGATTTCGGTCATGCCTTGTCTCTCCCAAGACGGTATTGGCCTATGTCGTCATTGGGAATTGAATCGCACGAAAGGTCAAGGGTATGAGGATCGGCGCATGAGGATCGACAAGCTCGCAGTCTGGATCAACACGATGGGCTATCCTTCGGCCGATCTCGTCGCTTTCGCCCGTCGGCTCGAGGGTTGGGGTTATGGCACCCTGTGGATCAACGACGGCATGGGCAGCGATCCGATGGTCCTGGCCGCGAAGATCCTGTCGGACACCGAGCGGCTGCAGGTCGCGCTAGGCGTCGCCAACATCTATTCGCGCGACCCGACGATGATGATCGGCGCGCAGTACGGCCTCAACGAGCAGTGGAACGGGCGCTTCCTGCTGGGCCTGGGGGCGAGCCACGCCTTCATCGTCGAAGGGATGCGCGGGCACAGCTACCAGAAGCCGGTGGCGACGATGCGCGCCTATCTCGATGCGATGGCGGGGCTCGACTATGCCGGCCCGCCACCGGCCGAAAAGCCGCTGACGGTGATCGCCGCGCTCGGTCCCAAGATGCTCGAACTCGCGCGCGACAAGGTCGACGGCGCGCATCCGTACAGTACCACGCCCCAGCACACTGCGATGGCACGCGACATCCTGGGGCCCGGCAAGCTGCTGCTGGTCGAGCAAAGGGTCATGCTCGAAAGTGATGCAGGGAAGGCCCGGGCGGTCGGCCGCGGGCTGGTCTCGGGCCTGGCAACCATGCCCAACTATCGCAACAGCCTGCTGCGCATGGGGCTCATCGACGAGGACTATGCGGGCGGCGAGGTGTCCGACGCGGCGGCCGATGCGATGGTCGCCTGGGGCGATGCCCTAGCGATCCGGCGGCGCCTGCAAGAGCACTGGGACGCCGGGGCCGATCAGGTCGCGATTGAGGTTATCCCGAAGGACGGAGCGCTGCTGACGGCTGAAGACGAGAAGATTCTCGAACAGCTCGCGCCCAACGCCGAACAACAGCTCGCCTGAAACGAAAACTGGCAGCCCGCGGGGCACCGGCTGCCAGCATCTCTTGTCAGTTCGGGCTTACTTCGAAGCGGAGATCGCCGCTTCGAGCTGGGCCTTGGTCATGCTGATCGTCGGGCCCTTTGGGCCGGCGGCGAACGAGCTCAACGGGACGGTCGCCTTGGCCGAGCCGGTCGTGATGACGGCATTCGCGCCGCTGATGCTCTCGACCGTAGCCACGACTTCGCCGGCCGTGTCGTAGATCGTGTCGCCTGCCTTGGCGGTCGCAGCCTGGGCGGCTGGGGCTTCGGCGGCGGGGGCCGGCGCGGCGGCGGCATCCTGAGCCATGGCGGGAGCCGTCATGCCGAGGGCGGAAACGGTAACGATTGCGGCAAAAATCTTCTTCACGCTGTAACTCCCAATTGTTGATGGCGTATTTGCAACGCTCAACTTGGCGGCGGGCGCCCGCATGAGGAGTCGAAATGCGATGGACGGCGGGACTCCGGCGATGGGCCGACTCAAGCCGTTCAAATCCCCCGGCAATCGTCCGAGTCGCGCTGGCCGGCGAAGCGTGCATCGATCCAGTCGAGCGTAGTCTTGGCGCTATCGCGCGCGCTGTTCTCGTGCGCGGTGCCGGTCATGCGCAGATATCGCAGCGGGCGGCCCAGCCGGCAGTAGCGGCGGGCAAAGTCGCGTGTCACCGCCGGCGCGACGATCTTGTCGGCATCGCTCTGGGCTATCATCAGCGGGCCGGGGACCGCTCGCGGATCGACGCTGTTGTCGCGGGCGATGACCGACCAGGGCCGGATCGCGCCGACGTCCTTGCTGCGCAGCGCATTGCGCACGGCCACCACGCCGAGGATCGTGCCCAGCCGCGGCTTGCCGTTGAGCTCGATGCAATTGTTCTGGGCGAGGCGCGTGACCACGCCCTGGATCGACGGTGTGAACAGCGTCGAGAGCGGCGCATCCAGCCGCTGCGACCAGCTGTAGACCGCGAAAGTCGTCAGCATCGCGCGGGCGTTGAGATCGCTGCCCGAGCGCAGGTTGGCAGCCAGATCGGTCGGCGGCGCCGCGGCGGCGGTGGCGGTCAACGACAGGTCGGGCGCATAGCGCCGGGCCTCGGCCGCGGTCCACAGCGCGGCATGGCCGCCCTGCGATTCGCCCCAGACGGCGAAAGCGTGGCCCGACCCCGCCGCAGGTATGCCGCGCGCCGCGCGCACGGCGTCGAGCACCGAATGGGCGGTCTCGCGGCCGAGCAGGAGGGCGTGCTGCCCCGGCGAGCCGAGGCCCGGATAGTCGGCCGCGACCACGACATAGCCGCGCGCCACCATCTCGCCCAGCGCGGGACTCAGTGTCAGGATCGCCGGATTCAGCGACGGAGCGCAGCGCTGGGCGATGCCCCAGGCGCCGTGGGTCCAGGCGATCACCGGCCTGATCCGCGATGCCGTCGGGCCGGTCGGGGCGGCGACGATGCCGGTCGCGGTTATCGCCCGGCCGTTCTCGTCGGTGGTGCCGTAGGTGATCTTCCAGGCCTGCATTCCTGCTGGCGCGTTGAGCATAGGCTGCGCCGAAACCAGCGAGCCGGCCTGCTGGGCCTGAGCCGGCGATGCGGCGAGAGCAACAAGCGCGACAAGCGCCCTCAGGCGTCCAGGCATACCGTCTTCCCTCCTAAGCGCGCCGCTACACTTCCGGCAGAACCTGCGCGGCGAAGCCCCAGCCTTTGAGCTCCTTGCTCGCCGCGCGCTCGATCAGTTTCTGGGCATCGGCGATCGACCATTCGTGGGCGCTGCCGATGTCCTTCAATTCGTCCCAGGTGATCGGCACGGCCACCGGCGCATTTTCGCGGGCGCGCGCCGAATAGGGCATCACCGCGGTGCTGCCGCGCTGGTTGCGCAAGTAGTCGATGAATATCCTGCCCACGCGCTTGGCCTTGGACATCGTCGCGACAAAGCGGTCGGGCTCGGCCATCGACAGCGCTTCGGCGAAGCGCTTGGCGAAGTCCTTGTGCTCGTCCCATGAATGGCCGGGCGTCAGCGGCACGATCACATGCACGCCCTTGCCGCCGGTCAGCATGGCGAAAGTAGTCAGGCCGAGATCGCTCAGCTTGTCGCGCAGGTCGAAGGCGGCCTGCTTGACCTCGGCAAAGCCCAGGCCCTCGTCGGGATCGAGATCGAAGATCATCCGGTCGGGCAATTCGACGTCGCTGGCGTGCGAATCCCAGCCGTGGAATTCGATCGTGCCCATCTGCACGCAGGACAGGATGCCCGCGGCGCTGTCGACGTAGAGATAGTCCTCGGTGCCCCCGTCCTTCTCGCGGATCGGCACGTGGTGGACATCCTCGCCGAACGAACCGCTGTCGTGCTTCTGGAAGAAGCACTTCTTGGCGCGGCCCTGCGGGCAGCGGACCAGGCTGATCGGCCGGTTCGCCATATGGGCGAGCATCAGCGGCGCGATCGCGGTGTAGTAGTCGGCGAGCTGGCCCTTGGTCTGGCCGCTCTCGGGGAAGATCACGCGCTCGCGGCTGGTGATATTGACGCCGGTGTCCGGGGCAGGGGCAGGTTGGGCTTTCTCGGGTTTCACATCGCTGGCCTTCTTGTCGCCGCGCAGTCCGAGGAAGCTACCATGACGGACACGGCCGTCAGCAGTCATTTCGGCGAAGGCAATCTCGGCGATGAGCTTGGGTTCGATCCAGGTGCCGCCGCGCGCTTCGGGGCGGGGCACTTCGGCGGCCGGCTTGTCGCACGTCAGCGGCTTCATCTTCCGCGCAAGCTCGTCGAGCGTCGCGGTGTCGAACCCGGTGCCGACCTTGCCTTTGTAAACGAGCTCTTTGCCCTCGTACTGCGCGAGGAACAGTGAGGAGAACGGCCGCGCCTTGGCGCTCGACTTGGCCCAGCCGATCACGATGAATTCCTGCCGCCGCGTGCATTTGACCTTGACCCAGGTCTTGGTCCGCGCGCCGCGGTAGGGCGCATCGATGCGCTTCGAGATGATCCCTTCCATCCCCGCCTGGCACATCGCCTCGTATAGCTTCTCGCCCGCGCCGATGAGGTGATCGGCGACGCGGACCGGCGGCTCGGCATCGACCAGCAGCGCTTCGAGCCGCTCCTTGCGCTCGATCTGGGGCAGGGCCTTCAGGTCCTCGCCGTTCAGCGAGAGCAGGTCGAAGGCGTGGAAGTCCATATGCGACTTCTGCGCGCCGTGACCGCGTTTCAGTTCGTTCTGCAGGGCGGAGAAGCTGGGATTGCCGTCGGCGCCGGGGGCGGTGATCTCGCCGTCGATCAGCGCGGGCGGCAGGTCCATTGCGGCGATCGCCTCGACCAGCGGGCCGAACTTGTCGGTCCAGTTGAGCCCGTTGCGCGTGAATACGCGCACGTCCGCGCCGGCAACCGAGATCAGCGCGCGGTAGCCGTCGAACTTGATCTCGTGGAACCAGTCGTTGCCCGCGGGCACGGCATCGACCAGCGTCGCAAGCTGCGGCGCGGTGAAAGCGGGAGGCTTGCCGCCGGTCTTGCGCGCAGGCCTGGCGGCCCGTTTGTTGTGGCTTGCCGCCTTGGCCATCTCGGCGGCGAAGGCATCGCCTTTCTTGCCTTTCAGCGAATGGGCCCCCTGCTTGTCTGCCGCGATCTCGGCCATCGAGCGCCCGGTCAGCACGCTGGATAGCGCGCGCTCGACCAGTTCGCCCGAGCCGGCGGCGTACTTGTCCTCGATCTTGCGCAGCAGCCAGTTCTCGCGCTTCTCGCCGGGGCGGGGCTTCAGGCGGATCAGGATCCATTCGCCCTTCATCCGTTCGCCGTGGAGGATGAAATGGAGGTGGCCTTCTTCGATGTCCTTGGCGCTCTTGCCGGGGATCGGCTCCCAGGTGCCTTTGTCCCAGAGCATGACCGTACCGCCGCCGTATTCGCCCTTGGGGATCACCCCCTCGAATTCGGCGTAGGACATCGGGTGGTCCTCGGTGCGGACGGCGAGCCGCTTGTCATTGGGATCGAGGCTTGGCCCTCTGGTCACCGCCCAGCTCTTGAGCACGCCATCGGCTTCGAGCCGGAAATCCCAGTGCAACCGGGTTGCCTCGTGCTTCTGGACGATAAAGCGGTTGCCCCTGGCGCTCGATTGGCGCGTGCCTTTCGGCTCGGCAGTCTTCTTGAAGTCGCGCTTGGCATTGTAGCTCGCCAGCGGATCGGATTTCTGCCGCGTCGCCACGGTCAGGCGCGTTTGCGCCGCGCCGCGGGCTTGGCTGCGGCAGCTGGACGGCTCTTGGGTGTCGCTTTGGCTGTCGGTTTTTCCGCCTTGTCGGGCGCCGTCTTCTTGCCCTCGACCGAGGCCTTGAGCGCGGCCATTAGATCAATGACGTTGGACTTGCCCGAAGCCGGCCCCGGTTCCTCGACATCCTCGAGCACGCGCTTGCCCTTGGCTTTCGCTTTCTTTTCAATCAGCCGGTGCAGCCCGTCGATATAACGGTTGTGATATTCGCCGGCATCGAACTTGCCCGCCTTCTTCTCGATCAGGGTGGTGGCGAGATCGAGCAGGTCGGCATCGGGCTTCGTGTCGCCGATATCGCGGAAATAGTTCGCCGCCTTGTTCACCTCGTCGGCATAGCGCAGCGTCTCGAGCACCAGCCCGCGGCCGCAGGGCTTGAGGCTGACGAGAAACTCCTGGCCCCTGATCGCGAGCTGCCCAAGGCCTACTTTCCGTGATTTCCGAAGGGCTTCACGCAGCACGACGTAGGCCTCCTCGGCAAGATCGTCGGCGGGGACGACGTAATAGGGCTGGTCGAAATAGAGTACGTCGATCGCATCGGCATCGACGAACTGGACGAGATCGAGCGTCCGCTTGGACTCGAGCTTGACCGCCTCGATCTCCGCGTCCTCGAGCAGCACGAAATGGCCCTTGGAGAGCTCGTAGCCCTTGATGATTTCGTCGCGGTCGACCGGGCCGATGCCCGGCACGACCTTCTCGTACTTGATCGGCTTGCCCGAAGGCTCGTGAATCTGGCGGAAGGAGATCGAGGCGCCCGACTTGGTCGCCTTGTAGATCTCCACCGGGATCGAGACGAGCGCCAGTCGGATCTGGCCTTTCCAGTAAGCACGAGCGGCCATGGTCTACCTCCGCGGATTAAGTACACCCGCGGCGATTTGGTTCCAACATCGATGGCCCGATGCAGAGGCGGGCGGCGGCCCTCGTCCTTTGCCGTCAGGGCTCGTTCAGCGCTTCCCGGCCGCCGAAAGCGCGATCCGGATATCCGAAGTGACGTTCTGGGGGGACGCGACGGTCAGAGTCGCCGCCATGGCGATTTCCTCCGCCTGGGGGCCTGCCAGAACGCCGACGACGTCGCCGGAGCCCGTTGAAGCCGTGCCGTTGAGCGTGGACAACGTCGGCGTTCCCGACTGGTTGAAATTGATCGTGATGATATTCACGGTCGCATTCGTCTGCGGATTCTTGAGTGTGAGGTCGAGTTTCGTCGAGAACGCCTTGCTGGTGAAGTCGACCGTGGTGGTAAGCGTTCCGATCACGTCATATTGCGCGCTGTTGTCTCGGGCGATGCCTTTCACCACGCCGGTATAGGTCGCGACGCCCGCGCGGTTGAGGCCCGCGGCACCCGTCGGCAGGGCATAGCCGAAAGGCAGATAGGTGATAAGCGGGCCGCCCAGAGACGCGTTCTGGATCGTGAACAGGCCGAAGCTGGCATAGTTCAGATTGAGCGTCGGGTTGGCGGAACCCGGATTGAACAGGCGCAGCATGTAGACGTCGGACCCCGAAGTGGTGAGGCACTGGTCGCGGCGGAACAGGGTCTCCTCGGGTGTGGTCGCAGTGGTGACGATGTTGTCCGGGCCGAAGCTGATGCTCGAATCCAGCGAACTGTTGAACTCGATGAAGGTGTAGCGCTTGGTCGCCTGAGAATAGTGGAGCCGATCGGTCAGCGAGGGCGGCGAGAGCGCTCCGCCGTCTGCGCTGATCCGCGCGAGCGGAACCGAAAACGTATCGCTGTAGACCGCGTCGGGGCGGCAGACGGTGCGAAAGAATGTTCCAGGAACGGGCTGGCCTTGAGGCACGCCGGCACCGGAATCGCCCACGGCAGCGGCCGGCGTCGGCAGCGTCGTAAGCGGTGTGGGTGTGGGTGTGGGTGTGGGTGTGGGGGTCGGAGACGGGCTCGGCGTCGCCGTAGGGGTCGGCGACGGCGTAGAGCTTCCGCCATCCCCACACCCAGTCAGCGCCGAAACAGCCAGCAAAGGTGCTACGACGCGGTAAAAACGCATTTCATTCATAGCCTTCACGCTAGAGAGCTTGATAGACAGCGGCAAGCCTCGCGGAACTCGTCGCAGATCTTAGTTGCTCCATTGTGAAGGTACTTTCCTACGCCAATAGCGAGCGCAAGCGCCTGCGCCCCGGCGCGGGCGCTGTCAGCCAAGCGCCCCGGCCTCCCCTATGACGTGGGCCGCCCTCAATCGCGCGGCATGCGGTTCCAGGCGTCGAGTGCGGCGATCTTGTAGGCCTCCGCCAGCGTCGGGTAATTGAAGGTGTTCTCGATGAAGTAGTCGACCGTGCCCTTAAGGTTGAGCACCGCCTGGCCGATGTGGATCAGCTCGGTAGCGCCTTCGCCGAGGATGTGGACGCCCAGCAGCCGACGCGTCTTGTGGCTGAAGATCATCTTCATCATGCCCTGATCGAGGCCCATGATATGCCCGCGTGAGGTCTCGCGCATGCGGGCGATGCCGCATTCGTAGGCGATGCCCTTGTCGCGCACTTCCTGCTCGCTCATGCCCACGGTCGAGATTTCCGGCACGGCATAGACACCGTAGGGGAAATAGGCCGGAGCCGGCGGCAGCGGCAGCTCGAAGGCATGGCAGGCAGCAATACGGCCCTGTTCCATCGAGGTTGAAGCAAGGCTGGGAAAACCGATCACGTCGCCCGCCGCATAGATGTGCGGAACTTCGGTCTGGAACGTGTCGGCGTTCACTTTCAGCCGCCCGCGCCCATCGGTCGTAAGGCCGCAGGCGTCGAGTCCGAGTTGGTCGGTCGCGCCCATGCGGCCGGCGCAATAGAGCAACATCTCGTTGCGCACGATGCGGCCGTCCTCGGTCG
The window above is part of the Novosphingobium sp. G106 genome. Proteins encoded here:
- a CDS encoding TauD/TfdA family dioxygenase; its protein translation is MDARQYELPGGITVTRTQPACGAVLGGIDLARPIGEVQAESIRHALFAHGVIFFTGQQAMTFDDHLALAELFGTPIVDGPDPERPQITPVRAKAGSREGTASTWHSDGCYYAAPPAVSVLRAIDACTFGGDTCFASATAAYAGLSEEMRGRIEKLKFMSSLAARMPKNNASFGSADKWNELRDRFPPVHQPVAIVHPVTGARALYVNTTWSLEIVGMEDAEGQALIRELAAEFHKPEYQTRWQWQDGALAIWDNRLVQHYGVPDQQTDRYLERITLAGQPMLSIADWEARAKVAA
- a CDS encoding nuclear transport factor 2 family protein; the encoded protein is MAPPEGMSPLEYLTAIEAIKQLKARYFYGYDHKDWAFWRDQVWAPDGRLEVPEMGQDIAPREAMIEWVIERSMKQVSVHHGHTPIIEITSPTTATGIWAMEDRIYRDRDHPDYKDAARILGFGHYRERYVKLDIGWRILSTRLTRLRTIYERVF
- a CDS encoding nuclear transport factor 2 family protein, with the translated sequence MTEIERLLAIEEIKQVKAKYFYAFDHKDWDMWRREVWAPEGRLEVPEFREEPFTPFEEVLKYASEAAADQASVHHGHTPIIEFTSDTEAKVIWAMEDRLYRTPENPLYDGSTYLHGFGHYRETYVKLPVGWRILASRLTRLRVEMRKVF
- a CDS encoding TIGR03620 family F420-dependent LLM class oxidoreductase is translated as MRIDKLAVWINTMGYPSADLVAFARRLEGWGYGTLWINDGMGSDPMVLAAKILSDTERLQVALGVANIYSRDPTMMIGAQYGLNEQWNGRFLLGLGASHAFIVEGMRGHSYQKPVATMRAYLDAMAGLDYAGPPPAEKPLTVIAALGPKMLELARDKVDGAHPYSTTPQHTAMARDILGPGKLLLVEQRVMLESDAGKARAVGRGLVSGLATMPNYRNSLLRMGLIDEDYAGGEVSDAAADAMVAWGDALAIRRRLQEHWDAGADQVAIEVIPKDGALLTAEDEKILEQLAPNAEQQLA
- a CDS encoding lipase family protein; this encodes MPGRLRALVALVALAASPAQAQQAGSLVSAQPMLNAPAGMQAWKITYGTTDENGRAITATGIVAAPTGPTASRIRPVIAWTHGAWGIAQRCAPSLNPAILTLSPALGEMVARGYVVVAADYPGLGSPGQHALLLGRETAHSVLDAVRAARGIPAAGSGHAFAVWGESQGGHAALWTAAEARRYAPDLSLTATAAAAPPTDLAANLRSGSDLNARAMLTTFAVYSWSQRLDAPLSTLFTPSIQGVVTRLAQNNCIELNGKPRLGTILGVVAVRNALRSKDVGAIRPWSVIARDNSVDPRAVPGPLMIAQSDADKIVAPAVTRDFARRYCRLGRPLRYLRMTGTAHENSARDSAKTTLDWIDARFAGQRDSDDCRGI
- the ligD gene encoding DNA ligase D, giving the protein MATRQKSDPLASYNAKRDFKKTAEPKGTRQSSARGNRFIVQKHEATRLHWDFRLEADGVLKSWAVTRGPSLDPNDKRLAVRTEDHPMSYAEFEGVIPKGEYGGGTVMLWDKGTWEPIPGKSAKDIEEGHLHFILHGERMKGEWILIRLKPRPGEKRENWLLRKIEDKYAAGSGELVERALSSVLTGRSMAEIAADKQGAHSLKGKKGDAFAAEMAKAASHNKRAARPARKTGGKPPAFTAPQLATLVDAVPAGNDWFHEIKFDGYRALISVAGADVRVFTRNGLNWTDKFGPLVEAIAAMDLPPALIDGEITAPGADGNPSFSALQNELKRGHGAQKSHMDFHAFDLLSLNGEDLKALPQIERKERLEALLVDAEPPVRVADHLIGAGEKLYEAMCQAGMEGIISKRIDAPYRGARTKTWVKVKCTRRQEFIVIGWAKSSAKARPFSSLFLAQYEGKELVYKGKVGTGFDTATLDELARKMKPLTCDKPAAEVPRPEARGGTWIEPKLIAEIAFAEMTADGRVRHGSFLGLRGDKKASDVKPEKAQPAPAPDTGVNITSRERVIFPESGQTKGQLADYYTAIAPLMLAHMANRPISLVRCPQGRAKKCFFQKHDSGSFGEDVHHVPIREKDGGTEDYLYVDSAAGILSCVQMGTIEFHGWDSHASDVELPDRMIFDLDPDEGLGFAEVKQAAFDLRDKLSDLGLTTFAMLTGGKGVHVIVPLTPGHSWDEHKDFAKRFAEALSMAEPDRFVATMSKAKRVGRIFIDYLRNQRGSTAVMPYSARARENAPVAVPITWDELKDIGSAHEWSIADAQKLIERAASKELKGWGFAAQVLPEV
- a CDS encoding Ku protein; the protein is MAARAYWKGQIRLALVSIPVEIYKATKSGASISFRQIHEPSGKPIKYEKVVPGIGPVDRDEIIKGYELSKGHFVLLEDAEIEAVKLESKRTLDLVQFVDADAIDVLYFDQPYYVVPADDLAEEAYVVLREALRKSRKVGLGQLAIRGQEFLVSLKPCGRGLVLETLRYADEVNKAANYFRDIGDTKPDADLLDLATTLIEKKAGKFDAGEYHNRYIDGLHRLIEKKAKAKGKRVLEDVEEPGPASGKSNVIDLMAALKASVEGKKTAPDKAEKPTAKATPKSRPAAAAKPAARRKRA